The following are encoded together in the Flavobacterium sp. TR2 genome:
- the nth gene encoding endonuclease III domain-containing protein yields the protein MDLFEQTSDWETKLKPILKKYKGKKHPLEYQSAYQLLVMVILSAQDSDANINSIAPKLFEKYPTLKSISQTDIETFTSQITKVRNYTTKAQWILDIAKTIKEDANIPLTMSGLTALKGVGRKSANVILRETNKPAEGIIADLHVIRVAPRIGIIKESKDGNKIEKDLMQVLPKNIWSEIGMAISFLGRETCRPKPKCPECLLTDICLYYNTEII from the coding sequence ATGGATTTATTTGAACAAACTTCGGATTGGGAAACAAAATTAAAGCCCATTTTGAAAAAATATAAAGGAAAGAAACATCCTCTGGAATACCAGAGCGCCTATCAATTGCTTGTGATGGTAATTCTTTCAGCACAAGATTCTGATGCTAATATAAATTCTATAGCCCCAAAATTATTCGAAAAATATCCAACATTAAAAAGCATATCACAAACCGATATAGAAACTTTTACATCACAGATCACTAAAGTCCGAAACTACACTACAAAAGCTCAATGGATATTAGATATTGCGAAAACTATTAAAGAAGATGCCAACATCCCTTTAACAATGTCAGGATTAACAGCATTGAAAGGTGTTGGTAGAAAATCTGCGAATGTTATTCTAAGAGAAACAAATAAACCCGCAGAAGGAATAATTGCTGATCTACACGTTATCCGCGTTGCCCCTAGAATCGGAATCATTAAAGAGAGTAAAGATGGAAATAAAATAGAAAAAGACTTAATGCAGGTTCTTCCTAAAAATATTTGGTCAGAAATAGGAATGGCAATTTCTTTTCTAGGAAGAGAGACTTGTAGGCCAAAACCGAAATGTCCTGAATGCCTTTTAACAGATATTTGCCTTTACTATAACACAGAAATAATCTAA
- a CDS encoding M42 family metallopeptidase has translation MSTQSILNDTSIAFLESYLNNASPTGYESEGQKLWMNYLKPYVDTFITDTYGTAVGVINPDAPYKVVIEGHADEISWYVNYITEDGLIYVIRNGGSDHQIAPSKRVNIHTKNGIVKGVFGWPAIHTRLRDKEEVPKLSNIFIDLGCENKEQVEALGVHVGCVITYPDEFMILNENKFVCRAIDNRMGGFMIAEVARLLKENNKKLPFGLYIVNSVQEEIGLRGAEMIAHRIKPNVAIVTDVCHDTTTPMIDKKVEGDLKMGKGPVIGYSPAIQNKLRDLIVDTAEENKIPFQRHATSRATGTDTDAFAYSNGGVPSALISLPLRYMHTTVEMVHKDDVENVIQLIYETLLKIENNDTFSYFK, from the coding sequence ATGAGTACGCAATCTATCTTAAATGATACTTCTATTGCTTTCTTAGAAAGCTATCTAAATAATGCATCTCCAACAGGTTATGAAAGTGAGGGGCAAAAACTCTGGATGAATTATTTAAAACCTTATGTTGACACATTTATCACAGATACTTATGGAACGGCTGTTGGGGTAATTAATCCCGATGCTCCTTATAAAGTTGTAATTGAGGGGCACGCAGATGAAATTTCTTGGTATGTAAACTATATTACAGAAGATGGTTTAATTTATGTAATACGAAATGGCGGTTCTGATCATCAGATTGCTCCTTCAAAAAGAGTTAATATTCATACTAAAAATGGCATTGTGAAAGGTGTTTTTGGGTGGCCTGCAATTCATACTCGTTTGCGCGATAAGGAAGAGGTTCCAAAACTGAGCAATATCTTTATTGATTTAGGTTGTGAAAACAAAGAGCAAGTTGAGGCGTTGGGTGTTCATGTGGGCTGTGTGATTACATATCCTGACGAATTTATGATTTTGAATGAGAACAAGTTTGTCTGCCGCGCTATCGATAACAGAATGGGCGGTTTTATGATTGCTGAAGTTGCACGATTATTAAAAGAAAATAATAAAAAGCTTCCTTTTGGCTTATATATAGTAAATTCTGTACAGGAGGAAATTGGTCTTAGGGGTGCCGAAATGATCGCGCACCGTATAAAACCAAATGTGGCTATTGTGACTGATGTTTGCCACGACACCACTACTCCAATGATTGATAAAAAAGTTGAAGGCGATCTTAAAATGGGTAAAGGTCCTGTTATTGGTTATTCGCCTGCAATTCAGAATAAATTGCGTGATTTGATTGTGGATACTGCTGAGGAAAATAAAATTCCGTTTCAAAGGCACGCAACTTCTCGCGCAACGGGTACGGATACCGATGCTTTTGCGTATAGCAATGGCGGTGTTCCTTCTGCGTTGATCTCGCTTCCGTTACGATATATGCACACTACGGTAGAAATGGTTCATAAGGATGATGTTGAAAATGTGATTCAGCTTATTTATGAAACTTTATTAAAAATTGAGAACAACGACACTTTTTCTTATTTTAAATAA
- a CDS encoding DUF1569 domain-containing protein, giving the protein MQNVFLKEDCDQFISRINQLKDDSKPLWGKMSVDQMLAHCNVTYEMVYDNIHSKPNAFMKLLLKLFAKNKVISETPYPRNLNTAPQFIIKGDRDFELEKDRLISYIQKTQELGEKEFEGKESLSFGELSAKEWNNMFAKHLDHHFSQFGV; this is encoded by the coding sequence ATGCAAAATGTTTTTCTTAAAGAGGATTGTGACCAATTTATAAGCCGAATTAATCAGCTTAAAGATGATTCAAAGCCACTTTGGGGCAAAATGTCTGTGGATCAGATGTTGGCTCACTGCAATGTTACGTATGAAATGGTTTATGATAATATCCATTCTAAACCAAATGCTTTCATGAAGCTTCTTTTGAAACTTTTTGCTAAAAATAAAGTGATAAGCGAAACTCCTTACCCGAGGAATCTGAATACTGCTCCGCAATTTATTATTAAAGGAGATCGTGATTTTGAACTGGAAAAAGATAGGTTGATCTCTTATATTCAAAAAACACAAGAACTGGGAGAGAAAGAATTTGAAGGCAAAGAATCTCTTTCTTTTGGTGAATTATCTGCTAAAGAATGGAATAATATGTTTGCAAAACATTTAGACCATCATTTTTCTCAATTTGGCGTTTAA
- a CDS encoding DUF4294 domain-containing protein, whose translation MRLTTFLFIVLICFSSKAQVTPKENEQMGYILTEKDSILGDTIQLPEIIISKGKKMSPEEMKQFQILQNRVYKVYPYAKLAAERLTALNNGMARLKTSREKKKYFKIVEDYLNNEFEERLKKLSRKQGQILVKLIHRQTGITTYELIKTLKSGFKAFVSNTTANLFDISLKEEYKPYDVNEDYLIETILVRAFESGRLVNQKPANPVDYEDLAEKWQLKAKELNTK comes from the coding sequence ATGAGACTAACCACCTTTTTATTTATAGTATTAATTTGTTTTTCTTCTAAAGCCCAAGTCACTCCAAAAGAGAACGAACAGATGGGATACATATTAACAGAAAAAGATTCTATTTTAGGTGATACCATTCAGCTACCCGAAATAATTATTTCAAAAGGGAAGAAGATGAGCCCTGAAGAAATGAAACAATTTCAAATTCTTCAAAACAGAGTCTATAAAGTGTATCCTTATGCAAAGTTAGCCGCCGAAAGATTAACAGCTTTGAATAATGGAATGGCTCGTTTAAAAACAAGTCGTGAAAAAAAGAAGTATTTTAAGATTGTAGAAGATTACTTGAATAATGAATTTGAAGAAAGGCTTAAAAAGCTATCCCGAAAACAAGGGCAGATTTTAGTAAAACTGATTCATCGTCAAACAGGAATTACAACGTACGAGTTAATTAAAACTCTAAAAAGCGGATTCAAAGCCTTTGTTTCAAATACAACAGCCAACTTATTTGATATAAGTTTGAAAGAAGAGTATAAACCCTATGATGTAAACGAAGACTACTTAATAGAAACAATCTTAGTAAGAGCATTTGAATCTGGCCGATTGGTAAACCAAAAACCTGCCAATCCTGTAGATTACGAAGACCTCGCAGAAAAATGGCAGCTAAAAGCAAAAGAACTTAATACAAAATAA
- a CDS encoding nuclear transport factor 2 family protein has translation MMKNYIIIFFLLFGLSCNAQKQEVQKCIESFFEGFYQRDSAKIKLVCSDKMILQSISESAVKGNKLSNESAKEFYKSIASIPASMKFQEKILSYNVQIDGTMAHVWTPYEFYVNDKLSHTGVNAFTLFKEKDSWKIIYLIDTRRK, from the coding sequence ATGATGAAAAATTATATAATTATCTTTTTTCTTCTTTTCGGATTATCTTGTAATGCACAAAAACAAGAAGTTCAAAAGTGTATTGAATCTTTTTTTGAGGGATTTTATCAGAGAGATTCTGCAAAAATTAAATTAGTTTGTTCAGATAAGATGATATTGCAATCCATTAGCGAAAGCGCTGTTAAAGGAAACAAATTGTCTAATGAAAGTGCAAAGGAATTTTATAAATCTATTGCTTCAATTCCTGCAAGTATGAAGTTTCAAGAGAAAATTTTAAGCTATAATGTTCAAATTGATGGAACTATGGCTCATGTTTGGACTCCATATGAGTTTTATGTAAATGACAAACTAAGCCACACAGGAGTGAATGCTTTTACATTATTTAAAGAAAAAGATTCTTGGAAGATTATTTATCTGATAGATACTAGAAGGAAATAG
- the glgB gene encoding 1,4-alpha-glucan branching protein GlgB has product MTKVIPHSLFTDFDIDLFKAGKHFRLYEKLGAHLTEVDGVKGVYFAVWAPTAKSVSVVGDFNYWTQDEHNLNVRWDSSGIWEGFIPEISKGALYKYKIQSNINGVITEKADPFALYCEKPPHTASVVWDLDYKWKDENWMQNRQDYNALDKPYSVYEVHLGSWKRADHNRFLTYLELADDLVKYVKETGFTHVEFMPIMEYPYDPSWGYQLTGYFAPTSRFGKPQDFMVLVDRLHQEGIGVILDWVPSHFPDDAHGLGFFDGSHLYEHPDRRKGYHPDWKSLVFNYGRNEVRAFLISNAVFWLQNYHIDGLRVDAVASMLYLDYSRKDGEWEANIFGGRENLDSISFLKEFNEVIYSNFDGVQTIAEESTSFPMVSRPTSIGGLGFGMKWMMGWMHDTLKYFQKETVYRKYHQNELTFSMTYAFTENFMLPFSHDEVVYGKKSLIYKMPGDEWQRFANLRLLYGYMFTHPGTKLLFMGAEFGQTAEWNFEQSLDWHLLQYDFHSGIKRLISDLNQLYKSQPALYEKQFGGDGFEWINYSDHQNAILSYIRKGNNPTENLIVVCNFTPVVRANYRIGIPKEGKLQEVFNSDAIVYGGSGVENSKALKVEAIAYDGRDYSAELILPPLSVIVYVLV; this is encoded by the coding sequence ATGACTAAAGTTATTCCACATTCTCTTTTTACCGATTTTGACATAGATTTATTTAAAGCGGGAAAACATTTCAGATTATATGAAAAATTAGGAGCTCATTTAACTGAAGTGGATGGAGTGAAAGGTGTCTACTTTGCAGTTTGGGCTCCAACTGCAAAGTCAGTTTCGGTTGTTGGTGATTTTAATTATTGGACTCAGGACGAACATAATCTAAATGTACGCTGGGATTCCTCTGGAATTTGGGAAGGATTTATTCCAGAGATTTCAAAAGGAGCACTTTATAAATATAAAATTCAGTCCAATATTAATGGGGTAATTACCGAAAAAGCTGATCCGTTTGCGCTTTATTGCGAAAAGCCGCCACATACGGCATCTGTCGTGTGGGATTTGGATTATAAGTGGAAAGATGAAAATTGGATGCAAAACCGTCAAGATTATAACGCCTTAGATAAGCCATATTCGGTTTACGAAGTGCATTTGGGGTCTTGGAAACGAGCAGATCATAATCGGTTTTTGACTTATTTGGAACTTGCTGATGATTTAGTCAAATATGTAAAAGAAACTGGTTTTACTCATGTTGAGTTTATGCCAATTATGGAATATCCTTACGATCCTTCTTGGGGTTATCAGTTAACAGGGTATTTTGCTCCGACTTCACGCTTTGGGAAACCGCAGGATTTTATGGTTTTGGTTGATAGGCTGCATCAGGAAGGAATTGGGGTGATTTTAGATTGGGTTCCGTCACATTTTCCAGACGATGCACACGGCTTAGGTTTTTTTGATGGTTCGCATTTATATGAGCATCCAGATCGAAGAAAGGGCTATCATCCGGATTGGAAGAGTTTGGTTTTCAATTATGGAAGAAATGAAGTTCGCGCTTTTCTGATAAGCAATGCCGTTTTTTGGCTTCAAAATTATCATATTGACGGACTAAGAGTCGACGCTGTGGCTTCTATGCTTTATTTGGATTATTCTCGAAAAGATGGTGAATGGGAAGCTAATATTTTTGGTGGAAGAGAAAATTTAGATTCCATCAGTTTTCTTAAAGAGTTTAATGAAGTGATCTATTCTAATTTTGATGGAGTTCAGACTATTGCAGAGGAAAGTACTTCTTTTCCTATGGTTTCAAGACCAACTTCTATAGGAGGTTTGGGTTTTGGAATGAAATGGATGATGGGATGGATGCATGATACGCTAAAATATTTTCAGAAAGAAACTGTCTACAGAAAATACCATCAAAATGAATTGACTTTTTCGATGACATACGCGTTTACTGAGAATTTCATGCTTCCGTTTTCACATGATGAAGTTGTGTATGGCAAAAAATCTCTTATCTATAAAATGCCTGGCGATGAATGGCAGCGCTTTGCGAATTTAAGGTTGCTGTACGGTTATATGTTTACGCATCCTGGAACAAAATTATTGTTTATGGGCGCTGAATTTGGTCAGACTGCTGAATGGAATTTTGAACAAAGTTTAGACTGGCACTTGCTGCAATATGATTTTCACTCCGGAATAAAAAGATTGATTTCAGATTTGAATCAATTGTATAAATCGCAGCCTGCATTGTACGAAAAACAATTTGGAGGCGATGGTTTTGAATGGATTAATTATTCAGATCATCAGAATGCTATTTTATCTTACATCCGAAAAGGCAATAATCCTACTGAGAATTTAATCGTAGTCTGTAATTTTACTCCAGTCGTTCGAGCAAATTATAGAATCGGCATACCCAAGGAAGGCAAACTTCAAGAGGTTTTTAATAGTGATGCTATTGTTTACGGCGGAAGCGGCGTTGAAAACTCTAAAGCATTAAAAGTAGAAGCAATTGCTTATGATGGACGAGATTATTCAGCTGAATTAATTTTACCGCCTTTAAGTGTTATCGTTTATGTTTTAGTTTAA
- a CDS encoding response regulator transcription factor, which translates to MKILLLEDDFTLSKEISAFFTSKEFECVPYYDGSLLLKKYFPYEYDLIVLDINVPGANGIDVCKGIRETDKKTPIIMLTAFSEIEDKLSSFDNGADDYLVKPFHFEELYARVQSLLRRKEVPQQTESKITIKDLEIFGEDMKVFRAGEEIKLTPKEFKLILILAHAKGKVLSKQFIAEKLWDYHIETNQNTIEVYINFLRKKIDKDHDIKLLRTKVGYGYYLSDQE; encoded by the coding sequence ATGAAAATATTACTGCTCGAAGACGATTTTACTTTATCAAAAGAGATCTCGGCATTCTTTACTTCAAAGGAATTCGAGTGTGTTCCTTATTATGATGGTTCTTTGCTTTTGAAAAAATACTTTCCGTACGAATATGATCTGATTGTTCTGGATATAAATGTTCCTGGTGCAAATGGAATTGATGTTTGCAAAGGCATTCGCGAAACAGACAAAAAAACACCTATTATAATGCTTACGGCTTTCAGTGAAATTGAAGATAAATTGTCTTCTTTTGATAATGGTGCCGATGATTATCTGGTAAAGCCTTTTCATTTTGAAGAATTATACGCGCGAGTACAATCTCTTCTTCGAAGAAAAGAAGTTCCTCAGCAAACAGAAAGTAAAATCACTATTAAAGATTTAGAAATATTTGGAGAAGACATGAAAGTTTTTAGGGCTGGCGAAGAAATTAAGCTTACTCCAAAAGAATTCAAATTAATCCTAATATTGGCTCATGCCAAAGGAAAAGTGCTTTCTAAACAATTTATAGCCGAAAAGCTTTGGGATTATCATATTGAAACCAATCAGAATACTATTGAGGTTTATATTAATTTTTTAAGAAAGAAAATTGATAAAGACCACGACATTAAACTTCTCCGAACTAAAGTAGGTTACGGATATTATCTAAGCGATCAGGAATGA
- a CDS encoding glucose-1-phosphate adenylyltransferase — MKFKKKNVIAIILGGGQGSRLFPLTETRSKPAVPIGGKYRLVDIPISNCINSDIFKIFVLTQFNSASLNAHIKNTFNFSIFSQSFVDILAAEQTPDNPTWFQGTADAVRQCMSHFLKHDFDHALILSGDQLYQMDFNEMLEAHIAADAEISIATLPVNAKDAPEFGILKTDHENNIHAFIEKPHASLLPEWESEVSEQMQEKGKKYLASMGIYIFNKSLLEELMSNQETKDFGKEIIPQAVGKHKILSYQYEGYWTDIGNIESFFEANIGLTADIPEFNLFDNENKIFTRPRLLPPSKFRNSIINQSLISEGCIINAKEIKSSVIGIRSRIGEGTVLENCYVMGNDFYQDLDELNHESSINKIHVGIGENCFIKNALVDKNVRIGNNVHISGGKHLDNFTNELYSIKDGIVVIKKGVTLSDNFRIE; from the coding sequence ATGAAATTTAAAAAGAAGAATGTAATCGCCATTATTTTGGGAGGTGGACAAGGTTCACGTTTATTTCCATTGACAGAAACAAGATCAAAGCCGGCAGTTCCTATTGGAGGAAAATATCGCTTGGTTGATATTCCGATTTCAAATTGCATCAATTCGGATATTTTTAAAATATTTGTTTTGACTCAATTTAATTCTGCTTCGCTAAATGCCCATATCAAAAACACTTTTAATTTCAGTATTTTCAGCCAGTCTTTTGTAGATATATTGGCTGCTGAACAAACACCTGACAATCCAACTTGGTTTCAGGGGACGGCCGATGCTGTTAGACAATGTATGTCGCATTTTTTGAAGCACGATTTTGATCACGCTTTAATTCTTTCAGGAGACCAGCTGTATCAAATGGATTTTAACGAAATGCTTGAAGCCCATATTGCCGCTGACGCCGAGATTTCTATTGCGACTTTACCCGTAAACGCTAAAGATGCGCCTGAATTTGGTATTCTTAAAACTGATCATGAAAATAATATTCATGCATTTATAGAAAAACCTCATGCTTCTTTATTGCCCGAGTGGGAATCTGAAGTAAGCGAGCAAATGCAGGAAAAAGGAAAAAAATACTTGGCTTCGATGGGGATTTATATTTTCAATAAATCACTATTGGAAGAATTAATGTCAAATCAGGAAACTAAAGATTTTGGCAAAGAAATTATCCCGCAAGCTGTTGGAAAACATAAGATTTTAAGCTATCAGTATGAAGGATATTGGACGGATATTGGAAATATTGAATCATTTTTTGAGGCCAATATTGGTTTAACTGCCGACATTCCGGAGTTTAATCTGTTTGATAATGAGAATAAAATTTTTACAAGACCGAGATTACTGCCTCCATCCAAATTTAGGAATTCAATTATCAATCAGTCGCTAATTTCTGAGGGATGTATTATAAATGCTAAAGAAATTAAAAGTTCTGTAATTGGCATTCGTTCCAGAATTGGTGAAGGAACGGTTTTGGAAAACTGCTATGTTATGGGAAATGATTTCTATCAAGATTTGGATGAACTGAACCATGAAAGCAGTATTAATAAAATTCATGTCGGAATTGGCGAAAATTGCTTTATTAAAAATGCTTTAGTTGATAAAAATGTGCGAATAGGAAATAATGTGCATATTAGCGGCGGAAAGCATCTAGATAATTTTACGAATGAATTGTACAGTATTAAAGACGGAATAGTTGTTATCAAAAAAGGGGTAACGCTTTCCGATAATTTTAGAATTGAATAA
- a CDS encoding glycogen synthase translates to MEIFHISAECYPVAKVGGLGDVVGALPKYQQSAGHDVRVVIPCYDTKFRKENDFECVHWGTVKLGNFNFPFSVLKEATDKLGYELYLIEINELFNRPNVYGYEDDIERFLSFQIATLDWIIARNRIPDIINCHDHHTGVIPFMLQFAYKYESLKDVKTVITIHNGLYQGWFGFDKLYYLPEFDLKHVGFLEWSNSINSLAVGIKCADAVTTVSPSYLNEINISANGLESLFNSVRNKSKGILNGIDIEVWNPVKDQMIAENYSIEDFESGKQKNKEKLCEEFDLDPSKPLFSFIGRLFDEKGGDLLPYASALALSEHFEEINILILGSGNAAIESQLTQLRNDYKGNYNVFIGYNEELAHLIYAGSDYILMPSRVEPCGLNQMYAMRYGTIPIVRRTGGLRDTVIDFGDEGNGVCHDQASVADICYSINRAVRLYEDKINFNEVLKRGMLADHSWERVCQEYIEIYNLIIQQDEI, encoded by the coding sequence ATGGAAATATTTCATATTAGTGCAGAATGTTACCCTGTTGCAAAGGTTGGCGGTTTGGGCGATGTAGTCGGCGCCTTACCTAAATATCAGCAATCTGCTGGACATGATGTTAGAGTTGTAATTCCGTGTTATGACACTAAGTTTAGAAAAGAAAATGATTTTGAGTGCGTGCACTGGGGAACAGTTAAGTTAGGAAACTTTAATTTTCCGTTTAGTGTTCTAAAGGAAGCAACAGACAAACTGGGTTATGAATTATACCTGATAGAGATTAATGAATTGTTTAATCGTCCGAATGTGTATGGCTACGAAGATGATATAGAAAGGTTCTTGTCTTTTCAAATTGCCACGCTCGATTGGATTATAGCACGGAACAGAATTCCAGACATTATTAATTGCCATGATCATCATACTGGTGTTATTCCTTTTATGCTTCAATTTGCTTATAAATATGAGAGTTTAAAGGATGTAAAGACTGTTATAACCATTCACAATGGTTTGTATCAAGGATGGTTTGGTTTTGATAAGCTGTATTATCTGCCAGAGTTTGATTTAAAGCACGTTGGTTTTTTAGAATGGAGCAATTCTATAAATTCACTAGCTGTTGGAATCAAATGTGCTGATGCTGTAACAACGGTTTCCCCAAGTTATTTAAACGAAATTAATATTTCTGCAAATGGTTTGGAATCGCTGTTTAATTCTGTTCGGAACAAATCAAAAGGAATTTTAAACGGAATTGATATTGAAGTTTGGAATCCGGTAAAAGATCAAATGATTGCAGAAAATTATTCGATTGAAGATTTTGAATCAGGGAAACAAAAAAACAAGGAAAAACTCTGCGAGGAGTTTGATTTAGATCCTTCAAAGCCACTGTTTAGCTTTATTGGAAGATTGTTTGATGAAAAAGGGGGTGATTTGCTTCCGTATGCTTCTGCTTTGGCTTTGTCAGAACATTTTGAAGAAATAAATATTCTGATTTTAGGATCAGGAAATGCAGCGATTGAATCGCAACTGACTCAATTGCGGAATGATTATAAAGGAAATTATAATGTTTTTATTGGTTATAATGAAGAGTTGGCACATTTGATTTATGCAGGCTCAGATTATATTTTAATGCCTTCAAGGGTTGAGCCATGCGGATTAAACCAGATGTATGCAATGAGATACGGAACAATTCCGATTGTTAGAAGAACTGGAGGGTTGAGAGATACGGTTATTGATTTTGGAGATGAAGGAAATGGGGTCTGTCATGATCAGGCTTCTGTGGCTGATATCTGCTATTCAATAAATCGTGCAGTTAGGTTGTATGAGGATAAAATAAACTTCAATGAAGTTTTAAAAAGAGGAATGTTAGCAGATCATTCCTGGGAAAGAGTTTGCCAAGAATATATTGAAATATACAACTTAATAATTCAGCAAGATGAAATTTAA
- a CDS encoding alpha/beta hydrolase yields MAKKAINPTKSLKIPKIIIISAKICAFISTKLVTKFGAKIFTTPIKHKVPKREMEMDAKSRQELIYVPAIEKSVVTYLYGKSDQKVLLVHGWSGRGTQLFKIADELLENGYSTVSFDAPAHGKSKGDTTIMSEFIASILEIEKQFGPFEIAIGHSLGGMSVLNAIKDGLKVKKAIIIGSGDIVQDILDEFTFKLGLKKEISIHLRDYFENMYQVKMDDFSAYKAAQKIEIPVLVMHDNDDPEVSVKAGIHIHENLKNGSLYLTEGLGHRKILGNHSVIKKILEFIKKP; encoded by the coding sequence ATGGCAAAAAAGGCAATTAATCCTACTAAATCATTAAAAATTCCCAAGATTATTATAATTTCCGCGAAAATTTGCGCATTTATATCAACAAAATTAGTTACTAAATTTGGCGCTAAGATTTTTACAACACCCATAAAGCACAAAGTTCCAAAACGTGAAATGGAAATGGATGCCAAAAGTCGGCAAGAGCTAATTTATGTTCCAGCCATTGAAAAGAGCGTAGTTACTTATTTGTATGGAAAAAGTGATCAAAAAGTATTATTAGTGCACGGCTGGTCAGGAAGAGGAACTCAGCTTTTCAAAATTGCTGACGAACTTTTAGAAAATGGCTATTCAACAGTTAGCTTTGACGCGCCAGCACACGGAAAATCAAAAGGCGACACAACTATAATGTCCGAGTTTATAGCTTCTATATTAGAAATTGAAAAACAATTTGGTCCTTTTGAAATCGCAATTGGGCATTCTCTAGGAGGAATGTCTGTTTTAAATGCAATTAAAGATGGACTTAAAGTAAAAAAAGCGATAATCATAGGAAGCGGCGATATTGTTCAAGATATTTTAGATGAATTTACATTTAAACTAGGATTAAAAAAAGAAATCAGCATACACTTAAGAGACTATTTTGAAAATATGTATCAGGTTAAAATGGATGATTTTTCTGCTTACAAAGCTGCTCAAAAAATAGAAATTCCTGTTTTAGTTATGCATGATAATGATGATCCTGAAGTTTCTGTCAAAGCAGGAATACACATTCATGAAAATCTTAAAAATGGTTCTTTATACTTAACGGAAGGTCTTGGACACAGAAAAATTCTGGGAAATCATAGTGTTATCAAAAAAATCCTCGAATTCATCAAAAAACCGTAA